A stretch of Azospirillum brasilense DNA encodes these proteins:
- a CDS encoding UDP-glucose dehydrogenase family protein, translating to MRIAVVGTGYVGLVSGACFAEFGIDVCCVDKDETKIRRLRGGEIPIYEPGLDVLVARNMAADRLSFTSDLAVAMEGADVVLIAVGTPSRPGDGGADLTYVHAAAAEIARTMSRYTVIVTKSTVPVGTGRQVAAIVRDINPRAEFDVVSNPEFLREGSAIGDFMQPDRVVIGADSDRARAVMDALYQPLIRAGTPFVRTGIETAELTKYSANAFLAFKITFINEVADLCERVGADVQDVAAGMGMDARIGRPFLNAGPGFGGSCFPKDTEALVRTGRQHGAPVRLIETVVDVNRARKRLMAGRILQACGPDAAGKRIAVLGITFKPDTNDMREAASLEIIPLLQEAGATVHVYDPAGMEEGRHLLPGVVWHDDAYAPLAEADCVAILTEWNEFRALDLGRVRSLMRRPVMVDLRNVYAPAAMAAAGFHYCSVGRRDARPDAAKRRKAAEAMLLSNGFAADSCVLPFSGQLAAAASDLAD from the coding sequence ATGCGGATCGCTGTTGTGGGGACCGGCTATGTCGGTCTCGTGTCCGGCGCCTGCTTTGCCGAATTCGGCATCGACGTGTGCTGTGTGGACAAGGACGAAACGAAAATCCGGCGCCTGAGGGGCGGCGAGATTCCCATCTACGAGCCCGGTCTCGACGTCCTCGTGGCGCGCAACATGGCGGCGGACCGTCTGTCCTTCACCTCCGACCTCGCGGTCGCCATGGAGGGGGCGGACGTGGTGCTGATCGCGGTCGGCACGCCCTCCCGCCCCGGCGACGGCGGGGCCGACCTGACCTACGTCCACGCCGCGGCGGCGGAGATCGCGCGGACCATGTCCCGCTACACCGTCATCGTCACCAAATCGACCGTGCCGGTCGGCACCGGGCGCCAAGTCGCCGCCATCGTGAGGGACATCAACCCGCGCGCCGAGTTCGACGTGGTGTCCAACCCGGAATTCCTGCGCGAAGGCTCGGCCATCGGCGACTTCATGCAGCCCGACCGGGTGGTGATCGGCGCGGACTCCGACCGGGCGCGGGCGGTGATGGACGCCCTCTACCAGCCGCTGATCCGGGCCGGGACGCCCTTCGTGCGCACCGGCATCGAGACGGCGGAACTGACGAAATACTCGGCCAACGCCTTCCTCGCCTTCAAGATCACCTTCATCAACGAGGTGGCCGACCTGTGCGAGCGGGTGGGGGCCGACGTGCAGGACGTGGCGGCGGGCATGGGGATGGACGCGCGCATCGGGCGGCCCTTCCTGAACGCCGGGCCGGGCTTCGGCGGGTCCTGCTTCCCCAAGGACACCGAGGCGCTGGTGCGCACCGGGCGGCAGCACGGTGCGCCGGTGCGGCTGATCGAAACGGTGGTGGACGTGAACCGGGCGCGCAAGCGGTTGATGGCCGGGCGGATCCTCCAGGCCTGCGGGCCGGACGCGGCGGGCAAGCGGATCGCCGTGCTGGGCATCACCTTCAAGCCCGACACCAACGACATGCGCGAGGCGGCGAGCCTGGAGATCATCCCGCTGCTTCAGGAGGCAGGCGCCACGGTTCACGTCTACGACCCCGCCGGCATGGAGGAGGGGCGCCATCTGCTGCCCGGCGTGGTCTGGCATGACGACGCCTACGCCCCGCTCGCCGAGGCCGACTGCGTCGCCATTCTGACGGAATGGAACGAGTTCCGCGCGCTGGATCTGGGCCGCGTCCGCAGCCTGATGCGCCGCCCGGTGATGGTCGATCTGCGCAACGTCTATGCCCCGGCGGCCATGGCGGCGGCGGGTTTCCACTATTGCTCCGTTGGGCGGCGCGACGCGCGGCCCGACGCGGCGAAGCGGCGCAAGGCGGCGGAGGCCATGCTCCTCAGCAATGGCTTCGCGGCGGACTCCTGTGTCCTTCCCTTCTCCGGGCAGCTTGCTGCAGCCGCCTCCGACCTGGCTGATTGA
- a CDS encoding NAD-dependent epimerase/dehydratase family protein, whose protein sequence is MNVLVTGGAGFIGSHITHRLVSLGHRVTVIDNESTGLRSNVPPEVRYIRGDVTNPADLDKAFEAVPDAVIHIAGQVSIIRAFSNPVGDLRTNVEGTVNVLQQCVERGVKRLLYASSMSAYGNADVVPTPEDTPCSPVSYYGVTKYAGERYVHLTAARPDLPGGLAVTSFRMYNVYGPRQAVDNPYQGVLGIFLGNIIRGEPIRIYGDGKQTRDFVFIDDVVDAWVGALDNPTSHGKIFNLGSGRQTSISELADLALGALGRTRADHPVLYHPERPGEQRSVQADVTYAGSVLGWTPRTRLEQGLAETVRWALRESGQANGMAERAVA, encoded by the coding sequence ATGAACGTGCTTGTAACGGGCGGGGCCGGATTCATCGGCTCCCACATCACGCACCGCCTCGTGTCGCTCGGCCACCGGGTGACGGTGATCGACAACGAGTCCACCGGGCTGCGCTCCAACGTGCCGCCGGAGGTGCGCTACATCCGCGGCGACGTCACCAACCCCGCTGACCTCGACAAGGCGTTCGAGGCGGTGCCCGACGCGGTGATCCACATCGCCGGGCAGGTGTCGATCATCCGCGCCTTCAGCAACCCGGTCGGCGACCTGCGCACCAACGTGGAGGGGACGGTGAACGTTCTCCAGCAGTGCGTGGAGCGCGGGGTGAAGCGCCTTCTCTACGCCAGTTCGATGAGCGCCTACGGCAACGCCGATGTGGTGCCGACGCCGGAGGATACGCCCTGCTCCCCGGTGTCCTATTACGGGGTGACGAAATACGCGGGCGAACGCTACGTGCATCTGACCGCGGCCCGGCCCGACCTGCCGGGCGGTCTGGCCGTCACCTCCTTCCGCATGTACAACGTCTACGGGCCGCGGCAGGCGGTGGACAACCCCTACCAGGGGGTGCTGGGCATCTTCCTGGGCAACATCATCCGCGGCGAGCCGATCCGCATCTACGGCGACGGCAAACAGACCCGCGATTTCGTCTTCATCGACGACGTGGTGGACGCCTGGGTCGGCGCGCTCGACAACCCGACCAGCCATGGGAAGATCTTCAACCTCGGCAGCGGGCGGCAGACCAGCATCAGCGAACTGGCCGACCTCGCGCTGGGAGCGCTCGGCCGGACGCGGGCGGACCATCCCGTGCTCTACCACCCCGAACGTCCGGGCGAGCAGCGCAGCGTGCAGGCGGACGTGACCTACGCCGGGTCGGTGCTCGGCTGGACGCCGCGCACGCGGCTGGAGCAGGGGCTGGCGGAAACCGTGCGCTGGGCGCTGCGCGAGAGCGGGCAAGCGAACGGCATGGCGGAGCGCGCCGTGGCCTGA
- a CDS encoding GDP-mannose 4,6-dehydratase, whose amino-acid sequence MEGKTLVTGGAGFVGCNLVKNLLDDGRDVVVLDALLRPGSERNAAWLQTLNAGSRLTFMKADVRDFAAVKSCMAGAEEVYHLAGQVAVTSSLDDPRTDFDINALGTFNVLEAARRMKTPPKVVFTSTNKVYGGLEHVAVEQTGSRYRFVDRPLGVSEAEPLDFHSPYGCSKGAADQYVRDYARIYDLPTVVFRMSCIYGPRQFGNEDQGWVAHFIISALSGRPIHIYGDGMQVRDVLFVEDLVRAFRLATEKIEVSRGQVFNIGGGPENTISVWREFGEMLSTLRGAPVEADFSDWRPGDQPCYVSDIRKAEQVLGWRPQVDRDTGIRRLWDWAERYLAQNGLPTDQTQLEPGRIALSA is encoded by the coding sequence ATGGAAGGCAAGACGCTCGTGACCGGCGGGGCCGGCTTCGTCGGCTGCAATCTGGTCAAGAACCTGCTGGATGACGGGCGCGACGTCGTCGTCCTGGACGCCCTGCTGCGGCCGGGCAGCGAGCGGAACGCGGCGTGGCTGCAAACCCTCAACGCCGGCTCCCGCCTGACCTTCATGAAGGCCGACGTGCGCGACTTCGCCGCCGTCAAATCCTGCATGGCCGGGGCGGAGGAGGTCTACCACCTCGCCGGGCAGGTCGCGGTGACCTCGTCGCTGGACGACCCGCGCACCGACTTCGACATCAACGCACTCGGCACCTTCAACGTGCTGGAGGCGGCCCGCCGCATGAAGACTCCGCCGAAGGTGGTCTTCACCTCGACCAACAAGGTCTATGGCGGGCTGGAGCATGTGGCGGTGGAGCAGACCGGCAGCCGCTACCGCTTCGTCGACCGCCCGCTCGGCGTCTCGGAGGCGGAGCCGCTGGACTTCCATTCACCCTACGGCTGCTCCAAGGGAGCGGCGGACCAGTATGTGCGCGACTACGCCCGCATCTACGACCTGCCGACCGTCGTCTTCCGGATGAGCTGCATCTACGGCCCACGCCAGTTCGGCAACGAGGACCAGGGCTGGGTCGCGCATTTCATCATCTCGGCGCTGAGCGGGCGGCCCATCCACATCTACGGCGACGGCATGCAGGTGCGCGACGTGCTGTTCGTCGAGGACCTCGTGCGCGCCTTCCGCCTCGCCACCGAGAAGATCGAGGTCAGCCGCGGGCAGGTCTTCAACATCGGCGGTGGGCCGGAGAACACCATCTCGGTCTGGCGCGAGTTCGGGGAGATGCTGTCCACCCTGCGCGGCGCGCCGGTGGAGGCCGACTTCTCCGACTGGCGGCCCGGCGACCAGCCCTGCTACGTCAGCGACATCCGCAAGGCCGAGCAGGTCCTCGGCTGGCGCCCGCAGGTGGACCGCGACACCGGCATCCGCCGCCTGTGGGACTGGGCGGAACGCTATCTCGCTCAGAACGGCCTGCCGACGGACCAGACCCAGTTGGAACCGGGCCGCATCGCCCTCAGCGCGTAA
- a CDS encoding glycosyltransferase family 4 protein, whose product MSLKILSAIVVPPHLAVSGASKAAEKLSVALQAHDRIDIANMGMASRVPMDLTKPGERIAVRTSSPFAGLDSVLPNRAKTLFYQSSIPALIRHGSYDLVHIHNPIPALEMMRVARACVAKGVPYVVSTHGFVEIGNPAAFRRMDAARRLAWDLLIDRPVRYVVRNAAAICAISPVDLPIVRGFGFTGDDIAVIPYGVDRPNDWGAPTPADQDIHQRFGIPEREEDGGPVTAFFLANHTANKGLGVLLDAFVGLSMPFRLIVGGEKRDFVDYEAYQRRCGPGQTIHLTGNLAETEVAAMFRRSDLFVFPTLADTFPNVILEAMAFGVPVVTTRVGGIPHQVDDGCAVIVEPGDPLALRAAVEQLAVDPERRARMGRHGRLRATQRFDWAAAAADTHRLYEAVVRRPAGAAVLKAA is encoded by the coding sequence ATGAGCCTGAAGATCCTGTCGGCGATCGTCGTGCCGCCGCATCTGGCGGTCAGCGGCGCCAGCAAGGCGGCGGAGAAGCTGAGCGTTGCGCTGCAGGCGCATGACCGCATCGACATCGCGAACATGGGCATGGCGAGCCGGGTCCCGATGGACCTCACCAAGCCGGGCGAACGGATCGCGGTGCGGACCTCCAGCCCCTTCGCCGGGCTCGACTCCGTCCTGCCCAACCGCGCGAAGACCCTGTTCTACCAGTCGAGCATCCCGGCGCTGATCCGCCACGGCTCCTACGATCTGGTGCACATCCACAACCCGATCCCGGCGCTGGAGATGATGCGGGTGGCCCGCGCCTGCGTGGCGAAGGGCGTGCCCTACGTGGTGTCCACCCACGGCTTCGTGGAGATCGGCAACCCGGCGGCTTTCCGGCGCATGGACGCGGCGCGGCGGCTGGCCTGGGACCTGCTGATCGACCGCCCCGTCCGCTACGTCGTCCGCAACGCCGCGGCGATCTGCGCGATCTCGCCGGTCGACCTGCCGATCGTCCGCGGCTTCGGCTTCACGGGGGACGACATCGCCGTCATTCCCTACGGCGTCGATCGCCCGAACGACTGGGGCGCCCCGACCCCGGCTGACCAGGACATCCACCAGAGGTTCGGCATCCCGGAGCGGGAGGAGGATGGCGGCCCCGTCACCGCCTTCTTCCTGGCCAACCACACGGCCAACAAGGGGCTGGGCGTGCTGCTCGACGCCTTCGTAGGGCTGTCGATGCCGTTCCGCCTGATCGTCGGCGGCGAGAAGCGGGACTTCGTCGATTACGAAGCCTACCAGCGCCGCTGCGGGCCGGGCCAGACCATCCACCTCACCGGCAATCTGGCCGAGACGGAGGTCGCCGCCATGTTCCGCCGCTCCGACCTGTTCGTCTTCCCGACCCTGGCCGACACCTTCCCCAACGTGATCCTGGAGGCGATGGCCTTCGGTGTTCCGGTTGTGACGACCCGGGTCGGCGGCATCCCGCATCAGGTCGACGACGGCTGCGCGGTGATCGTGGAGCCGGGCGACCCGCTGGCCCTGCGCGCTGCCGTCGAGCAGCTGGCCGTTGACCCCGAGCGGCGGGCGCGGATGGGCCGCCACGGCCGCCTGCGCGCCACCCAGCGCTTCGACTGGGCCGCCGCCGCCGCCGACACCCACCGGCTCTACGAGGCGGTGGTCCGCCGCCCGGCGGGCGCCGCCGTCCTCAAGGCCGCCTGA
- a CDS encoding WecB/TagA/CpsF family glycosyltransferase — MIDHGKKEVLGVYVNAVDYEAGVRAIIDAAEQQKPFAVSALAVHGVMTGALDPEHRYRLNAIDLVTPDGQPVRWALNRLHGAALPDRVYGPNLMLRTCAAAAARGLPIYLYGATAGLLDTLTTALMERFPGLIIAGARPSAFRTLSAEERAAVDREIIESGARIVFVGLGCPRQETWVYEHKAALSMPLIAVGAAFDFIAGKQPQAPMWMQNSGLEWLFRLSTEPRRLWRRYVMLNPAFLFLLACQAVQMPLVRSGQARRPKGELRFG, encoded by the coding sequence ATGATCGACCATGGGAAAAAGGAAGTGCTCGGCGTCTACGTCAACGCCGTCGATTACGAGGCCGGCGTGCGCGCCATCATCGACGCGGCGGAACAGCAAAAGCCCTTCGCGGTCAGCGCGCTCGCCGTTCACGGGGTAATGACGGGCGCGCTCGACCCCGAGCACCGCTACCGCCTGAACGCCATCGACCTCGTGACTCCGGACGGCCAGCCGGTGCGCTGGGCGCTGAACCGGCTGCACGGCGCCGCCCTGCCGGACCGCGTCTACGGCCCGAACCTGATGCTGCGCACCTGTGCGGCGGCCGCGGCGCGGGGGCTTCCCATCTACCTCTACGGCGCCACGGCGGGGCTGCTCGACACGCTGACCACGGCGCTGATGGAGCGCTTCCCCGGCCTGATCATCGCCGGCGCCCGCCCCTCCGCCTTCCGCACGCTGAGCGCCGAGGAGCGCGCGGCGGTCGACCGCGAGATCATCGAGTCCGGCGCCCGCATCGTCTTCGTCGGGCTGGGCTGCCCGCGCCAGGAAACCTGGGTCTACGAGCACAAGGCCGCGCTGTCGATGCCGCTGATCGCGGTGGGCGCGGCCTTCGACTTCATCGCCGGGAAACAGCCTCAGGCGCCGATGTGGATGCAGAATTCCGGCCTGGAATGGCTGTTCCGGCTGTCCACCGAACCGCGGCGGCTGTGGCGGCGCTACGTCATGCTGAACCCGGCTTTCCTGTTCCTTCTGGCCTGTCAGGCGGTGCAGATGCCGCTGGTCCGCAGCGGCCAGGCACGGCGTCCGAAAGGAGAGCTTCGATTTGGTTAG
- a CDS encoding NAD-dependent epimerase/dehydratase family protein, producing the protein MSVALVTGSCGLIGSESCLHFGALGMDVVGIDNDMRRTFFGDEASTAWQRQTLEQTLRQRYRHHAVDIRDATAIDALFERHGSAISLIIHTAAQPSHDWAARDPQMDFSVNANGTLNLLEAARRHCPDTVFIFTSTNKVYGDTPNRLPLIETETRYEIDPSHRYAGGIAEDMSIDATLHSLFGASKVAADVLVQEYGRYFGMKTVCFRGGCLTGPNHSPTQLHGFLAYLMRCAVTGARYDVIGYKGKQVRDNIHSNDLIAAFQAFYDAPRSAEVYNIGGGRASNCSILEAVALCEEITGRPMDLAFKEANRIGDHIWWVSSLDRFRSHYPSWDIRHDVRNILTDIHDSNRRRWRVEAVA; encoded by the coding sequence ATGTCCGTCGCCCTTGTCACCGGTTCCTGCGGATTGATCGGGTCGGAGAGTTGCCTGCATTTCGGTGCGCTGGGAATGGACGTCGTCGGCATCGACAACGACATGAGGCGCACCTTCTTCGGCGACGAGGCATCGACCGCGTGGCAGCGCCAGACTCTGGAGCAGACGCTGCGCCAGCGCTACCGCCACCACGCCGTCGACATCCGCGACGCCACGGCCATCGACGCGCTGTTCGAGCGGCATGGGTCCGCCATCTCGCTGATCATCCACACGGCGGCCCAGCCCTCGCACGACTGGGCGGCGCGCGACCCGCAGATGGATTTCTCGGTGAACGCCAACGGCACGCTGAACCTGCTGGAGGCGGCGCGGCGGCATTGCCCGGACACCGTGTTCATCTTCACCTCGACCAACAAGGTCTACGGCGACACGCCGAACCGCCTGCCGCTGATCGAGACGGAGACCCGCTACGAGATCGACCCGTCCCACCGCTACGCCGGCGGCATCGCCGAGGACATGTCGATCGACGCCACCCTGCACAGCCTGTTCGGCGCCTCCAAGGTGGCCGCCGATGTTCTGGTCCAGGAGTACGGCCGCTATTTCGGGATGAAGACGGTGTGCTTCCGCGGCGGCTGCCTGACCGGGCCGAACCATTCGCCGACGCAGCTTCACGGCTTCCTGGCCTATCTGATGCGCTGCGCCGTCACCGGCGCCCGCTACGACGTGATCGGCTACAAGGGCAAGCAGGTCCGCGACAACATCCACAGCAACGACCTGATCGCCGCCTTCCAGGCGTTCTACGACGCGCCGCGCAGCGCCGAGGTCTACAACATCGGCGGCGGACGGGCGAGCAACTGCTCCATCCTGGAGGCGGTGGCGCTGTGCGAGGAGATCACCGGGCGCCCGATGGATCTAGCCTTCAAGGAAGCCAACCGCATCGGCGACCACATCTGGTGGGTCAGCTCGCTCGACCGGTTCCGCTCCCACTACCCGTCCTGGGACATCCGGCACGATGTGCGCAACATCCTCACCGACATTCACGACAGCAATCGGCGCCGCTGGCGCGTGGAGGCCGTGGCATGA
- a CDS encoding undecaprenyl-phosphate glucose phosphotransferase, giving the protein MFELPSRDSSAKPDYGARVGMAFQGPRPDSVSPVAAAASAPALLCGLVAADALVVVGTGLAAEGIAARVLRAAPADPALFTDAVHAFAGVFNAAVGPLAVLSLMCFYSAGCYRNLRPKAVRRTIGSHAGPLFGAWTAAFLVLVLMLGVTGDLRRLDTAAAGTLWLWYGLGLFGLTALRSLFLRLARDWNLAGGLRQRTLLVGTNDLALEWLDRLQRTEGAGYQVVGAVSTAADRPSSVNAPPLATARLAGVPVLGGVTGLVEQVRKNRIDLVVVALPWSAEAEITDILERLRVLAVDVRLLPHRLIARTAGLSVDATAGVPLLGVIHHPLAGWRGVLKRSEDLLIGGAALAALAPVLLLAAAAIKLESRGPVLFRQKRFGFNNEEFEIWKFRTMHTDRGDQTGAQRTVRNDPRVTRVGRFLRRTSIDELPQLFNVLRGDMSIVGPRPHPVAMKAGDVLYHEAVENYACRHRVRPGITGWAQVNGLRGEIDNLHTAARRVEHDLYYVDNWSLGLDAEIMVRTALLLFWDRNAY; this is encoded by the coding sequence ATGTTCGAACTCCCTTCACGAGACAGCTCGGCGAAGCCGGACTACGGCGCACGCGTGGGGATGGCCTTCCAGGGCCCGCGCCCGGACTCCGTCTCGCCGGTCGCCGCGGCGGCCTCCGCCCCCGCCCTGCTGTGTGGGCTGGTGGCCGCGGACGCGCTGGTGGTCGTCGGGACGGGACTAGCGGCGGAGGGCATCGCCGCCCGTGTGCTGCGGGCCGCTCCCGCCGATCCGGCCCTGTTCACAGACGCCGTTCATGCTTTCGCGGGCGTTTTCAACGCCGCGGTCGGCCCGCTGGCCGTGCTGTCGCTGATGTGCTTCTACAGCGCGGGCTGCTACCGCAACCTACGTCCCAAGGCGGTGCGGCGGACCATCGGTTCGCACGCAGGGCCGCTGTTCGGGGCCTGGACGGCGGCCTTCCTGGTGCTCGTCCTCATGCTCGGCGTGACGGGGGATCTGCGGCGGCTGGACACGGCGGCGGCGGGGACGTTGTGGCTGTGGTACGGGCTCGGCCTGTTCGGGCTGACCGCGCTGCGCAGCCTGTTCCTCCGGCTGGCGCGCGACTGGAATCTGGCCGGCGGTTTGCGGCAGCGGACCCTGCTGGTCGGCACCAACGATCTGGCTCTCGAATGGTTGGACCGGCTCCAGCGCACGGAGGGGGCGGGCTATCAGGTGGTCGGCGCGGTGTCCACCGCGGCGGACCGGCCGTCATCCGTGAACGCTCCGCCCCTGGCCACCGCCCGGCTGGCCGGGGTGCCGGTGCTGGGAGGCGTGACCGGGCTGGTCGAACAGGTGCGCAAGAACCGCATCGACCTCGTGGTGGTGGCCCTGCCCTGGAGCGCCGAGGCCGAAATCACCGACATTCTGGAACGGCTGCGCGTCCTCGCGGTGGACGTCCGCCTGCTGCCGCACCGGCTGATCGCCCGCACCGCGGGCCTGTCGGTCGATGCGACGGCGGGCGTTCCGCTGCTCGGCGTCATCCATCACCCGCTGGCCGGCTGGCGCGGCGTGCTGAAGCGGTCGGAGGACCTGCTGATCGGCGGCGCGGCGCTGGCGGCGCTGGCCCCGGTCCTGCTGCTGGCCGCGGCGGCGATCAAGCTGGAAAGCCGCGGCCCGGTGCTGTTCCGCCAGAAGCGCTTCGGCTTCAACAACGAGGAATTCGAGATCTGGAAGTTCCGCACGATGCACACCGACCGCGGCGACCAAACGGGCGCGCAGCGGACGGTGCGCAACGATCCGCGGGTGACGCGCGTCGGGCGCTTCCTGCGCCGCACCAGCATCGACGAGCTTCCGCAGCTCTTCAATGTTCTGCGCGGCGACATGTCCATCGTCGGGCCGCGGCCCCATCCCGTCGCCATGAAGGCCGGGGACGTACTGTACCACGAGGCGGTGGAGAACTACGCCTGCCGCCACCGCGTCCGCCCCGGAATCACCGGATGGGCGCAGGTGAACGGGCTGCGTGGCGAGATCGACAACCTCCACACCGCCGCCCGCCGCGTCGAACACGACCTCTACTACGTCGACAACTGGTCCCTGGGGCTGGACGCCGAGATCATGGTGCGCACCGCCCTCCTCCTTTTCTGGGACCGCAACGCCTACTGA
- a CDS encoding UDP-glucuronic acid decarboxylase family protein, with product MTSTTERVLVTGGAGFIGSHLCERLLAAGKEVLCVDNYFTGSRSNIAHLLDNPKFEAVRHDITFPLYVEVDKIYNLACPASPVHYQFDPVQTTKTSVHGAINMLGLAKRVKATILQASTSEVYGDPFVHPQREDYWGNVNPIGPRACYDEGKRCAETLFFDYNRQHKVPIKVARIFNTYGPRMNPNDGRVVSNFIVQALKGDPITIYGDGSQTRSFCYVDDLVEGLHRLMETDGTVTGPINLGNPGEFTILELAETVIRMTGSRSRVERHPLPQDDPRQRKPDITKAHAYLKWMPHVPLEEGLERTIAYFAKTYF from the coding sequence ATGACGTCCACGACTGAGCGCGTTCTTGTGACAGGTGGCGCCGGGTTCATCGGATCGCACCTGTGCGAGCGTCTTCTGGCCGCCGGGAAAGAGGTCCTGTGCGTCGACAATTATTTCACGGGATCGCGTTCGAATATTGCGCATCTGCTGGACAACCCGAAGTTCGAGGCGGTGCGCCACGACATCACCTTTCCCCTCTATGTCGAGGTCGACAAGATCTACAACCTCGCCTGCCCGGCCTCGCCGGTGCATTACCAGTTCGATCCGGTGCAGACGACCAAGACGTCGGTGCACGGCGCCATCAACATGCTGGGGCTGGCCAAGCGGGTGAAGGCGACGATCCTCCAGGCCTCGACCAGCGAGGTCTACGGCGACCCCTTCGTCCACCCGCAGCGCGAGGACTATTGGGGCAACGTCAATCCCATCGGGCCGCGCGCCTGCTACGACGAGGGCAAGCGCTGCGCCGAGACGCTGTTCTTCGACTACAACCGGCAGCACAAGGTCCCGATCAAGGTCGCGCGCATCTTCAACACCTACGGGCCGCGCATGAATCCGAACGACGGGCGCGTGGTGTCGAACTTCATCGTCCAGGCGCTCAAGGGCGATCCGATCACGATCTATGGCGACGGGTCGCAGACGCGGTCCTTCTGCTACGTTGACGATCTGGTCGAGGGGCTGCACCGGCTGATGGAGACGGACGGGACGGTGACCGGCCCGATCAACCTCGGCAACCCCGGCGAGTTCACCATTCTGGAGCTGGCGGAGACCGTCATCCGGATGACTGGATCGCGCTCCCGGGTCGAGCGGCACCCGCTGCCCCAGGACGATCCGCGGCAGCGCAAGCCGGACATCACCAAGGCCCACGCCTACCTGAAATGGATGCCGCACGTGCCGCTCGAAGAGGGGCTGGAGCGCACCATCGCCTATTTCGCCAAGACCTATTTCTGA